The region AGATCGGCCACGTCGCCGGCGAGGGGCGTCGTCGCGTCGAAGTCCTCGCGGGAGAGGGAGGTGAGCACGGTCACGCCGACGACGAGGGGAGGCTCCGTCCCCGCCGCCGCGGCCCCCTCGGCGGCCGCCTCGGCCGCAGCGCGCATCATCTCGAGGCCGCCCGAGGCGTGGATTGTCATCATCCGCACGCCGAGCGCGCTCGCCGCGCGCACCGACCCGGCCACCGTGGCGGGGATGTCGTGGAACTTGAGATCGAGGAAGACGCGGCCGCCGCGATCGGCGATCTCCCGCGCCATTCCCGGCCCCTCGGCGGTGAAGAGCCGGCTGCCCAGCTTGAAGAAGGAGATCGTGCCCGACAGGGCCTCGACGAGTCGGAGCCCCTCCCCGCGATCCTCCACGTCGAGCGCCGCGATGATCTCCGGCGTGCGCGCCTGTGTGTCCATCCCGTTTTCCCTTCCTTATTATATGTCGCCGGGGAGGCGCCGCCGGTCGCCGGCGCCCGCGATCCCGGATCAGCCGTCGATGGCCGCCGGCACGCCGTTTGCCCGGAGCGCCCCGACGATGCGCGCGGGGAGGTCCGGGTCGGCGAAGATGCCGGTGCCCACCTGCACCGCGGCGGCCCCGGCCATGAAGAACTTCAGCGCGTCGTCGACCGAGGCGATCCCGCCGGCGCCGATGACGGGGATCGACACGGCCCGGGCCGCCTGCCAGACCGCGCACAAAGCGACGGGCAGGATCGCCGGCCCGGAGAGCCCCGCCGTGACGCGGTCGAAGACGAACCGCCGGCGCGCCGTGTCGACGTCGAGCCCGAGGACGGTGTTGATCGCCGTGACCGCGTGCGCGCCTCCCGCCTCCGCCGCCCGCGCGAGCGGGGCGAGATCCCCCGCGTTCGGCGTGAGCTTGGCGAAGACCGCGCGCCCCGGCAGCCGCTCGCGGGCCGCCGCCACGTAGCGCTCGACGAGCGCCGGATCGACGCCGACCGCCATCCCGCCGCGCGAGACGTTCGGGCAGGAGAGGTTGAGCTCGACGGCGTCGAAACCCGTCGCCGCCGCCGTCCGGTCGAGGAGCGGCAGGTACTCCTCCCAGTCCTCCCCGGCGAGGCTGACGACCGCCCTTCCCCCCGCCGCGAGGAGCGCGGAAAGCTTGCGGTCGAAGAAAACCTCCGCCCCGACGTTCTCGAGCCCGACACTGTTGAGGAGCCCGGCCGGCGTCTCCTGGAGCCGCGGGCCGGGATTGCCCGGCCGCGGATGGAGCGAGACGGTCTTCGTTACGACGGCGCCGACCGCGGCGATGTCGACGAGTCCGGCGTACTCCTCCCCGTAGCCGGCCGGCCCCGAGGCGAGCATCACGGGGTTCTCGAAGGAGGCCGGGCCGATCCGGAGGCCGATCAGGCGCGTCGTCATCGATCCCACCCCTCCCAGTCGATCCCGTCGGCGTCGAAGACGGGGCCGTCCGAGCAGACAGCGGCGAAGCGGTCTGTTCCCCTGAGCGGGGCGGTGCAGCCGCGGCAGGCGCCCACGCCGCAGGCCATGACCGTCTCGAGCGAGGTCTCGTGCCCCTCGAACGCCGTCCCGGCGCGCTCGCACAGCGCCCGGACCATCCCCGACGGCCCGCAGGAATAGAGCATGCCTCCGGCGGCGAGGCTGCCGTCGTCGAGCAGGCTCGCGAAAAGCGAGACGACGTCCCCCTCGAAGCCGGCGGAGCCGTCGATCGTGGCGAAGTGCGTCTCGTCGAACTCGTCCTCGAGCGCGCCGCGCATCAGCTCCTCCTCGCAGCTCGCGCCGAAGAGGAGGACGCCGCGTTCGAGCAGGCCGCGGCGCCGCCAGCTCCTGGCGGCGAAGATCATCGGGGCGAGCCCCGTCCCGCCGGCGACGAAGACGGCGCGTCCCGCGGGCGGGGGCGCGAAGAGCCGTCCGCCGAGGGGGCCGACGAAATCGACCGCGTCGCCCGCGGCGCGCCCCGCGAGCCACCTCGAGCCCGCGCCGACGACCTTGACGACGAAGGTGATCGCATCGGCCGAGAGGTCCATGATCCCGAAGGGGCGGCGAAGGATCGACGAGGCCCCCTCCCCCGCCAGGAAGGAGACGAAGGTCCCCGGCTCGGCCTCGGGGAATCCGGCGGGACGTTCGGTGACGAGCATCGTCGTCGCCTGCGACAGCGCCTTCCTGCGGAGAACGTGCGCGGTGAAGCGGCCCCGGCCCGTCACGATCCCTCACCCTTCCGGCCGGCCGCGGACGTGTCGGGCGCGGACGGATAGGTCGTCGCGCGGCGGATAGCGTCGGGATCGGGGGGGCGGGCGGCCGTGGTGTCCGCCGGCGGCGGCGGGGGCGCGGCGGCCCGCGCGGTGTCCGGCGGGGCGGCGGACGTGTCAGGCGCCGCGGCCGTCGAATCCGGGACGACGATCGGCGCGATGCGCGTGGTGTCGGGCGCAGCGGGCGTCGGCGGAACGACCGCGGTCGACGTATCGGGCGCGGCCGGCGGCGGCGCGATCGTCGCGGTGTCGGCCACGACCGGCGGCGCGACGACGGCCGAATCGACGGCGGTCGTGTCCACGGGCGGGGCCGTTGCGGCCACCGAGTCGACGAAGGCGGCGAGGCTGTCCCTGAGCGACGCCATCCCCAGATCGCCGAGCCGGTCGACCGCCCCGCGCGCCTGCGGCGAACGCGGGAACCGCCTGGCGATCCCGCGGTAGAGGCGCGCCGCCTCGGCCACGTCCTTCATCTTCTTCTCGTGTATCCACGCGATCGCGAAGGCGGAGCGCGGGGCGAAGCTCGAGCCGGGGAAGCTGTCGACGACGGCCTGGTAGTCGACGATCGCCTCCTTGACCTTCTCGAGGCGCGTGAGTTGGATCTCCGCGGCGAGGAACCGCCGCTCCGCGCGCTGCTCGACGGTCGTCTCCCCGCCGCGGG is a window of Candidatus Krumholzibacteriota bacterium DNA encoding:
- the pyrF gene encoding orotidine-5'-phosphate decarboxylase yields the protein MDTQARTPEIIAALDVEDRGEGLRLVEALSGTISFFKLGSRLFTAEGPGMAREIADRGGRVFLDLKFHDIPATVAGSVRAASALGVRMMTIHASGGLEMMRAAAEAAAEGAAAAGTEPPLVVGVTVLTSLSREDFDATTPLAGDVADL
- a CDS encoding dihydroorotate dehydrogenase produces the protein MTTRLIGLRIGPASFENPVMLASGPAGYGEEYAGLVDIAAVGAVVTKTVSLHPRPGNPGPRLQETPAGLLNSVGLENVGAEVFFDRKLSALLAAGGRAVVSLAGEDWEEYLPLLDRTAAATGFDAVELNLSCPNVSRGGMAVGVDPALVERYVAAARERLPGRAVFAKLTPNAGDLAPLARAAEAGGAHAVTAINTVLGLDVDTARRRFVFDRVTAGLSGPAILPVALCAVWQAARAVSIPVIGAGGIASVDDALKFFMAGAAAVQVGTGIFADPDLPARIVGALRANGVPAAIDG